TATATTTTCCTATGTTTGTATTGTATGTGAAGGCATATGACTGAAAAAAGCTCATCGTTTCATTTTCTGCTGCAGATTGCCATTACTGGGAAGGGTTTCCACAAAGCTTCTGTTCTTGCAACTGGATTGATAATGAAGAACATACTGCGCATTGGAAAAGTCAATGTCATTGGAGATGTGATCCTCTTCCTGGGAAAACTGTGTGTGAGCCTATTCTGTGCTCTTTTCGCCTTTCTGATGTTGGACACTCACAAGTACAAATCTGCACACAACAAGATATCATCTCCACTGATCCCTGTGCTGGTGAGAATTGCAACCTTATTTTGTTCATTGAAGTCCTTGGACTGTTAAATTTCATTTCCATTGCTGAAACCTGAATCTAACCGCATTCTGATGATACGCGGATACTGCAGGTAACATGGGCCCTCGGTTACATTGTTGCCAAGCTTTTCTTTGCAGTGGTGGAGATGTCGATCGACACCATAATCCTCTCCTTCTGCCAGGATGCTGAAGAGCACCAGGGCAATGCGCAGTATGCGCCCCCTCTTCTGATGGAAACTCTGGATGAACAGAGTGATCTGCAAAGACTAACTCAGGGACCATGATTTCCTCTAGGGTTTTGCCCTCGGTACTAGTAGACCCAAAAAAGATGGAAACCTGGTAGCAGCCTAATGATTTGTTTTCCACTTCTCTTGGCTTGTCGGGAGAGGTCCACCGTTTTGCACTATGCTTTTCCTCTACAAGTCTGAGCCTGACGGGTTCGCCTGGCCTATTTGGCAATTGTAGGAACCTTATCTAATGTATGTACTATTGCTGATAGTGTTAGTGAAAAAAGGTTGAAATCTATATGATAAGTATGTGAGTTTGTCTATTTATCCTCACTGTTGCATCACCAGCCTCGACTAATTTATTTTGCTGTGGCTGGATCATCATGTTCAGACAGTTTCCAAGCCAATTGTTAGCAGCAAAGCACTGACCGGGGTAGTGCTGTTGGAGTGTTGGATCATTCTTTTCCAATTGGTGAAAATACTCGTGAATTTCCAAGTCACCTTGAATCAGTTTTGTTCAGAGTTTTCAAACATAGTTTCAGTTCCATTCGGATGTGTATATATCATCAGAATCCTACCTCAATAATGTGCAGTTCTACTACACTAGCAGCCCAATGTCTTCAGTGATCTGTACGCACGTTGTTCTAGAAACTCCACCACAACCGTCCTAGAGGCTAGAGCACTAGTACTGTCATGTCTGTCAACTGCGTGTCACAATCTTCAGTGATCGGCAGCGCGTCACGACTCGTCATGGCTCGTGCGCGTCGGCGTGCCCGTGCCCGTCCGCAGCGAGGCGATCCCGGGCATGGACGCCGACCTCGTCACGTTGCCTCCCCGgtacgacggcgacgacggcgccgaggccgaggacGACTGCCGGAGGAGCATCGGTTGGCTGCTGCCGCCACCGTGGGTCGAGCTGCTGCCCGGCACGGCCACGGAATGGAAGCACGGCGTGCCGGCCCTGAAGGGGCCGTGCTGCGTCTGCTGCAGCTCGACCTTCAGGTACGGCGGCGGGGCCCTGGAGGCTCTCGGGGTCTCCTCGAACGGCCCATGATGGTGGTCGTCCAaatcgtcctcgtcctcgtcggtGAGGGAGCACACGGTGCTCGTCTCCGTGCGGACCGTCGAGTCGTCccaggcgccgcgccgccggcgccgcttcTTCCTCGTGGCCTTTCCCCAGCCGTGTATGGTTTCTCTGATACGCCGAGGGATCAGTGCCGCCTTGTACTTGGACCCCATCTGTGTTGTCGTACAAGCATAATTGTTTTAGTAAGATGCTTTCATCTCTTCTGAAAACAATATTTCTATCTAGTGCAGATGCTATTATATCAAGTTCAGCATGCTGCTCTTCATGAGATAAACAATATTGCTGATCAGAAGAGTCAACCAGTTTGAAGGTTAATCTTGCCATATAAACGTGTTACCTGAGTCACTAATGCATAAACAGGCAATGTACTGTAACTGCAAAGGAACTGTCCGGCAAACCTGAAATTTATATCAGCACATTAATCAGACATACATGCTCCATATGAAAGGAAAGAATGGGATGTGTTTTTCAGATTTATGATTTAATAAGTGGTGTTCTGAGATGCACATACCCTAGTATAAGGCGGCAATACACCAAAAGGTGGTTTTTGATAAAGCATGAATCATAACCGAATTGCCACTGCAGCAAAGTCAACGGATGTGTTAATATAACTTTTAAAATGAACACAAGCTAGGCCTCTCACCACATAAACATAATTCATTTGTAAACTTAAACTGGACAGAAATGATACCCAGAACCAGAAGAAAGAAGCCAACTCAAAAGCATTCTGCACAATTATGAAATCGAAAACATGAGTAAGCTTATGTTCATCTCTTAACTGTTTCCAAACAGAAAGATTACCTAGCAGTATATATGTACCTGAAACAGAACGAAGTGTATTAACCAAAGGAGAAAGTCCGGTTTCTTGAACCAAAAGAGATCATCCCTTGGCTGTATCCTTGGACCGTAGGTAGTCAACTTTGCACCCTCTGCTGTTAGAGTTGCAATGACATGCTGCAGCTTCGCACCGACTAGAAGAACAAGCTACACAACATTTTCAGTCCAGTTGAGGCCACAACATTTCAGAGGGAAAACCTTAGGTTGTAGAATGTTCAAGAAGTAGGCTGCAACTTACAGCTACAGGAAGAATTGCTATCCAAAAGTACAGGTTGGATCCTAAAATAAAATCACCATTTACGATGCTGGACAGTGAGGAAGCAAGAATATCTCAATGAAAGGAAAGTGGTTTAAAGTTTACCATCAACATTGAATAGCATAAAAGCAACAACGAAGCCCCACAGCACTCCACTGCATAAGTAAATTAACTGATCTTatttctccaatgaaaaaaaaacataggaaAGATTCATACGCAGTGAAGCACACAGACACTAAACAGGGTTTATTACTACACTAACCTCACTCCAACAATCTTCTCAAATTCCTCTTCCATTGAGCGTATCATGTAATTGTGGAAGTCGTATGTTGGCGACAGATTATGGTTCTGCAATCGTCAGTGAGTGTGAGTCAAAAACCAAATGGACTACAATGGTGAACAACTAGTACATAGCAATATCACTGGAAGTATAACGCATCTTTCT
This sequence is a window from Setaria italica strain Yugu1 chromosome III, Setaria_italica_v2.0, whole genome shotgun sequence. Protein-coding genes within it:
- the LOC101756317 gene encoding MLO-like protein 14, whose amino-acid sequence is MAGGEGAAAAAVTGEGEMRSLALTPTWSVATVLTLLVAGSLIIERSIHRLSNWLKKTHRNPLYKAMEKMKEEMMLLGFISLLLAATSRIISGICIDSKYYNSRFSPCTKEEVEESLNAEHAVAHARKRLIEVILHHSLRRNLKASYHNHQGCPEGHESFVSHEGLEQLHRFIFVMAVTHVTYSCLTMLLAILKIHKWRKWEDEAFRDNHESFSQIAYESATRRQPALTKSYSFRSWSQNNAVMWIVCFIAQFGQSVVRADYLILRKGFIMNHNLSPTYDFHNYMIRSMEEEFEKIVGVSGVLWGFVVAFMLFNVDGSNLYFWIAILPVALVLLVGAKLQHVIATLTAEGAKLTTYGPRIQPRDDLFWFKKPDFLLWLIHFVLFQNAFELASFFWFWWQFGYDSCFIKNHLLVYCRLILGFAGQFLCSYSTLPVYALVTQMGSKYKAALIPRRIRETIHGWGKATRKKRRRRRGAWDDSTVRTETSTVCSLTDEDEDDLDDHHHGPFEETPRASRAPPPYLKVELQQTQHGPFRAGTPCFHSVAVPGSSSTHGGGSSQPMLLRQSSSASAPSSPSYRGGNVTRSASMPGIASLRTGTGTPTRTSHDES